The following are from one region of the Bactrocera oleae isolate idBacOlea1 chromosome 6, idBacOlea1, whole genome shotgun sequence genome:
- the LOC106616282 gene encoding uncharacterized protein, with protein sequence MSFFRNFRAKTRSKSTSRYTTPVNTNSRPGSVISNTTLHTLGSYSARRESVDSRTDSLLNRSDTFILNSDQEDKESKQNSSNNSTLEKKSKKSKVLSKFATFTKRKKTPTPEKADSLEHHPSDNATNTYYKWKADGPTSAHTLDYDSQSDPFNFLYEQHSSLKGMQQGSSSGSMHSTQSSNSSTHNQPFDSSTYRKGKIPTQLKEQLSQLKTQTKPDLHEDEEFTAEQESAADKYKTVTLNSFRKSFREKFLLNQHNPPHNPAWFVEVEPPKSETLGPCESKENRPDFLVFENENYRPNSRSPVRDSKERTPRSTSRSPVKRNETFRMERPTFDATKSSQERHKGIPKPEVPSIRIEIKNSIAPNMPSRIVPVGVAKPMLSPHNMQENYQNSTARSNAAVTTNAVQPIKQNKVGGRDKSPHNWGKPITVTPVRYPTAAKIGTTIAGRYQTLVQIRNEANAKAAPTQTQQRSPVSRSRLSTRIQLGGAGGSPTLQKRLNTPGTRHSLATPLQTGTLSSYELLKNTPELSTKSAMDQRMLSQPKHTYFGDAALHTANSNNSKNISTTTFSMGRTPVHSTIGGFAGTSSYATSTSRLQQPQALRATGGGINCRTQQQQQQQHQQQRVLVPTQRRSRSPIKIPWR encoded by the coding sequence ACCCTTGGCTCATATTCAGCGCGTCGTGAATCGGTTGATTCGCGCACTGATTCTCTGCTCAATCGAAGCGACACTTTTATACTGAACTCTGACCAGGAGGATAAGGAAAGCAAACAGAATTCGTCGAATAACTCAACGTTGGAGAAGAAGTCGAAAAAATCGAAAGTTCTAAGTAAATTTGCCACTTTTACTAAACGCAAAAAGACGCCAACGCCGGAGAAAGCAGATTCCTTAGAACATCACCCGAGTGATAATGCCACCAACACTTACTACAAATGGAAAGCTGATGGTCCGACTTCGGCTCATACATTGGATTATGATTCACAATCGGATCCGTTTAATTTCCTATACGAGCAACATTCCAGTTTGAAAGGAATGCAACAGGGCAGTAGTAGTGGTTCCATGCACTCAACCCAAAGCTCAAACTCAAGCACACACAATCAGCCTTTCGACTCATCCACCTATCGCAAGGGAAAAATACCAACACAATTAAAGGAACAACTGTCGCAGCTGAAAACACAGACCAAGCCGGATTTGCATGAAGATGAGGAATTTACGGCTGAGCAGGAGTCGGCCGCGGATAAATATAAGACAGTGACGCTGAACAGTTTTCGAAAGTCTTTTCGTGAAAAATTTCTGTTGAATCAACACAACCCACCACATAATCCCGCCTGGTTTGTAGAGGTTGAACCACCTAAATCCGAAACGCTCGGTCCTTGTGAATCCAAAGAGAATCGCCCCGACTTTCTTGTTTTCGAGAATGAAAATTACCGCCCAAATTCTCGTTCACCGGTGCGTGATAGCAAAGAGCGCACACCGCGCTCCACCAGTCGTTCACCAGTTAAACGTAACGAGACATTTCGTATGGAACGACCGACATTCGATGCGACTAAAAGTAGTCAAGAACGTCACAAGGGCATACCGAAGCCAGAGGTGCCATCGATACGCATTGAAATTAAGAATTCAATAGCGCCGAATATGCCTTCGCGTATAGTGCCAGTGGGCGTGGCGAAGCCCATGCTTTCGCCGCACAATATGCAGGAAAATTATCAAAACTCAACGGCGCGCAGCAATGCGGCGGTCACCACCAACGCTGTACAGCCAATTAAGCAGAATAAAGTGGGTGGACGTGATAAGTCCCCACATAACTGGGGTAAGCCGATCACCGTCACGCCGGTACGCTATCCAACGGCCGCCAAAATCGGCACAACAATAGCTGGCCGTTACCAAACATTGGTGCAAATACGCAATGAGGCCAATGCTAAAGCGGCGCCTACACAAACTCAGCAGCGGTCACCGGTGAGTCGGAGCCGTCTATCTACGCGCATACAACTGGGTGGAGCTGGTGGTTCGCCCACCTTACAGAAGCGTCTCAATACGCCCGGTACACGCCATTCACTTGCCACACCCTTACAAACGGGAACGCTCAGCAGCTATGAGCTCCTGAAAAACACGCCAGAATTGTCAACTAAGTCCGCCATGGATCAACGGATGCTGTCGCAGCCTAAGCATACTTACTTTGGTGACGCGGCCCTGCATACTGCCAATAGTAACAACAGTAAAAACATTTCGACGACTACATTTTCCATGGGTCGCACGCCAGTTCATTCAACTATCGGCGGTTTCGCCGGCACCAGCAGCTATGCAACGTCTACGAGTCGGCTGCAACAACCACAAGCTTTGCGCGCAACTGGCGGTGGTATAAACTGCCGaacgcaacagcagcagcagcaacaacatcaacaacagcgTGTGCTTGTGCCAACACAGAGGCGTTCACGATCGCCAATCAAAATTCCGTGGCGTTGA